One Solibacillus sp. FSL R7-0668 genomic region harbors:
- a CDS encoding ERF family protein, translating to MAATNRVYQKLVEVRKAVPYLQKNNSGHQYSYVSASQVFGAVRPELDRVGLLLVTKIVDKSVRYDEVRNKDKYGNEKVTLTLTTELDLLYTFIDVESGDTLEIPFYSQGMEIGGEKGVGKALTYATKNFFLSQFVIATDAQDPDSFQDQVAQTKPAAPVSNEQLRELEQLAEAFADLRETDVLRVWEQFGVTRDELKALKEPEVLEMKARLQSWLEKAKEVAGVTEPEKREETPRREERPFADEKPYVFVSATENESKNGDWYFTCILEDEDGDEIEVIAKGDLAFEVSQLEDDTDILAVVAKRNNFNLLKALKV from the coding sequence ATGGCAGCAACGAATCGTGTGTATCAAAAGTTAGTAGAGGTACGCAAGGCGGTGCCGTATTTACAGAAGAACAATAGTGGGCATCAGTACAGTTACGTTTCCGCTTCGCAGGTGTTTGGGGCGGTGCGTCCAGAGCTTGATCGTGTTGGGTTGTTACTTGTGACGAAAATTGTCGATAAATCCGTACGCTATGATGAGGTCCGCAATAAGGACAAGTACGGCAACGAAAAGGTCACGTTAACTTTAACAACGGAGCTCGATTTACTGTACACGTTTATTGATGTAGAAAGCGGGGACACGCTCGAAATTCCGTTCTATTCACAAGGGATGGAAATCGGGGGTGAAAAGGGTGTCGGTAAGGCATTGACGTATGCGACGAAGAACTTCTTCTTATCGCAGTTTGTCATCGCTACAGACGCACAGGACCCGGATAGTTTCCAGGATCAAGTAGCCCAAACAAAGCCAGCTGCACCGGTTTCGAATGAGCAGCTACGTGAACTTGAACAGTTAGCTGAAGCGTTTGCTGACCTACGGGAAACGGATGTCCTACGTGTGTGGGAGCAGTTTGGTGTGACAAGAGACGAGCTAAAAGCATTAAAGGAGCCAGAGGTGCTAGAAATGAAGGCACGTCTTCAGTCTTGGCTTGAAAAAGCAAAGGAAGTAGCAGGTGTAACAGAGCCTGAGAAACGTGAGGAAACACCTCGTCGTGAAGAGCGTCCGTTCGCAGATGAAAAGCCGTATGTATTTGTATCTGCAACGGAAAATGAATCGAAAAACGGCGACTGGTACTTTACGTGTATTTTAGAAGACGAAGACGGTGATGAGATTGAGGTAATCGCGAAAGGGGATCTTGCGTTTGAAGTGAGTCAACTGGAGGATGATACCGACATTTTAGCCGTCGTCGCTAAGCGTAATAACTTTAATCTCTTAAAAGCCCTGAAGGTATAA
- a CDS encoding CHC2 zinc finger domain-containing protein, producing MLPSILDVADDQGLECVERTRSKKEVYYRCPFCHHHNPKLSLNPAKNVFKCWHCGESGGVLEFEAKLTGKTFTEVKQQYFPYKSKSSPNAKQRQKLGHTSIPKDTYKKQITQLKAEWETYQFFMCRKYFAYLSVILLIDDDVRRNELVAWWYEEVRRTEIPLLASTLIGGMQQDARWQQEGQLLADMAFSVCKETGDFELLDIVKNVSFLLFYTLVDEKDLWQRGQFQTKFGHALNVKIQTEARFFL from the coding sequence ATGTTACCGAGCATTCTCGATGTGGCAGACGATCAAGGTCTAGAATGTGTTGAGCGGACACGCAGTAAAAAGGAAGTCTACTACCGCTGTCCATTTTGCCATCACCATAACCCGAAGCTCTCGTTAAACCCAGCGAAAAATGTGTTTAAGTGCTGGCACTGCGGCGAGTCTGGTGGGGTGCTAGAGTTTGAGGCAAAGCTCACCGGTAAAACCTTTACAGAAGTCAAACAGCAGTATTTCCCCTATAAATCAAAGAGTTCCCCCAACGCCAAGCAACGACAAAAGCTTGGCCATACTTCAATTCCAAAGGACACGTATAAAAAGCAAATCACCCAATTAAAGGCAGAATGGGAAACGTACCAGTTTTTCATGTGCCGTAAATACTTCGCGTACTTGTCTGTCATTTTACTCATTGATGATGACGTAAGACGAAACGAGCTTGTCGCTTGGTGGTACGAAGAGGTGCGGCGTACGGAAATCCCACTGCTTGCGTCAACGTTAATCGGTGGCATGCAGCAAGATGCCCGGTGGCAACAAGAAGGACAGTTATTAGCAGACATGGCGTTTTCCGTCTGCAAGGAAACGGGTGATTTTGAGCTCTTAGACATTGTGAAAAACGTTTCGTTTTTGCTTTTTTATACACTTGTAGATGAAAAGGACCTGTGGCAGCGTGGTCAGTTTCAAACAAAATTTGGTCACGCACTGAACGTAAAAATCCAAACAGAAGCGAGGTTTTTTCTATGA
- a CDS encoding single-stranded DNA-binding protein: protein MMNHVTIVGRLTKDPEFEYTQSGIARARFMVAVNRPFKNKDGEQEADFISCVAWRKTAENLANFMTKGQLIGVEGRIETGSYEKNGTRIYTTTVVADSVQFLEPKVVSAEPEKKERVRPRKEKVMSEDLPF from the coding sequence ATGATGAATCATGTAACGATTGTGGGTCGCTTAACTAAGGACCCTGAATTTGAATACACGCAGTCAGGTATTGCCCGTGCACGTTTTATGGTCGCAGTGAACCGTCCATTTAAAAATAAGGACGGGGAGCAGGAGGCTGATTTTATTTCATGTGTCGCATGGCGTAAAACCGCAGAAAACTTAGCGAACTTTATGACAAAAGGACAATTAATCGGGGTTGAAGGACGCATCGAAACAGGGAGCTACGAAAAAAACGGCACACGCATCTACACAACGACCGTTGTCGCAGATTCCGTGCAGTTTTTAGAGCCAAAAGTGGTGAGTGCCGAGCCTGAGAAAAAAGAACGTGTACGCCCTCGTAAGGAAAAAGTGATGAGTGAGGACTTACCGTTTTAA
- a CDS encoding RecB family exonuclease, producing MIFSYSRLSLYEQCPYRFKKVHVDEEKENVTLPLALGKAVHKAIELRLKGFPEGASIARGFQEANFHKELSFSEVEKLTRRVKLDRYLGKLEAVEFSFQLPLTNVLTFRGVIDLITIDGEIVDWKTNRKMYDIRDTKQLALYAWAVNEYYAFEKVRGTLSFLRFNEERTTIFTDSDLQAARMWAIGLASEINWALDQLKKQPNLEQVLFPARPSSRCKTCPFSIECYLNKI from the coding sequence ATGATTTTTTCATATTCAAGATTAAGTCTCTACGAGCAGTGCCCGTACCGCTTTAAAAAGGTACATGTGGACGAGGAGAAAGAAAATGTTACCTTGCCACTCGCTCTTGGAAAAGCAGTGCATAAAGCGATTGAACTGCGGTTAAAGGGCTTTCCAGAGGGCGCTAGTATCGCACGTGGCTTTCAGGAGGCGAACTTTCACAAGGAACTGAGCTTTTCTGAAGTTGAGAAGTTAACTCGTCGTGTGAAGCTAGACCGGTACCTCGGCAAACTAGAGGCAGTGGAATTTTCGTTTCAGCTGCCTTTAACAAACGTTCTGACGTTTCGCGGAGTGATAGATCTCATTACCATAGACGGGGAGATTGTGGACTGGAAGACAAATCGCAAGATGTATGACATCCGTGATACAAAGCAGCTCGCCTTGTATGCATGGGCGGTGAATGAGTATTATGCATTTGAAAAAGTGCGTGGTACACTTTCATTTCTTCGCTTTAACGAGGAGCGAACGACCATTTTTACCGATAGTGACCTACAAGCAGCACGCATGTGGGCGATTGGCTTAGCCAGTGAAATCAACTGGGCACTGGATCAGCTAAAAAAGCAGCCGAACTTAGAGCAAGTATTGTTCCCAGCTCGGCCGTCATCACGGTGTAAGACGTGTCCGTTTTCGATTGAATGTTATTTAAATAAGATATGA
- a CDS encoding IS4 family transposase, producing MDKFTRKTSFEQWFSPISSRKLEELVEAYQLNTYTKKLHIASFLKLFVFAQLNETESLRAVSETLFSEDLQKATDLESISFSQLGRRLNQVPTDVFQVLFLDLVAQIHHKTHYAQRRKTTTPLNIIDSSTLPLNLNNHKWAEFRKTKSGIKLHLRLVYVEKGCSYPDKAVLTNAKEHDRGQLEVLVDDKECMYVFDRGYLDYERFDRMTDDGYFFVSRLRKNAVTHSIETFHLPKESSVLSDEMISLGTAQSLAGNEFRLLKVMDSKGNELHLITNRFDLSADEIAELYKSRWAIELFFKWLKQHLNIKKFYAQSEQGVHNQVYIAMIVYCLHVLAQLNTNSSRTYLQISRLLKAAPWKSAHLWQRKIAGKAVP from the coding sequence ATGGATAAGTTTACACGAAAAACATCATTTGAACAATGGTTTTCACCGATTTCCTCAAGAAAACTTGAGGAATTGGTGGAAGCCTATCAATTAAATACCTATACAAAGAAGCTACACATCGCTTCATTCTTGAAATTATTCGTATTCGCGCAGCTCAACGAAACCGAAAGTCTGCGTGCGGTTAGTGAGACCTTGTTTTCTGAGGATCTTCAAAAAGCAACGGATTTAGAATCGATTAGCTTTTCTCAACTAGGACGCCGATTGAATCAAGTTCCAACTGACGTATTTCAAGTGCTCTTTCTCGATTTGGTTGCACAAATTCATCACAAAACGCATTATGCACAGCGCCGAAAAACGACAACACCACTGAACATTATTGATTCGAGTACGTTGCCACTCAACTTAAACAATCACAAGTGGGCGGAGTTCCGTAAAACAAAATCCGGTATCAAGCTTCATTTGCGCCTTGTTTACGTTGAAAAAGGCTGTTCGTATCCAGATAAAGCCGTGCTGACGAACGCGAAAGAACATGATCGTGGCCAACTGGAAGTACTCGTTGATGACAAGGAATGCATGTACGTGTTTGACCGTGGTTACTTGGATTACGAGCGATTTGACCGCATGACGGATGATGGCTATTTCTTCGTCTCACGCTTGCGAAAAAACGCTGTCACGCATTCCATCGAAACATTCCATCTCCCAAAAGAATCCTCCGTTTTATCGGATGAAATGATTTCTTTAGGCACGGCACAAAGTCTGGCTGGCAATGAGTTTCGTTTACTAAAAGTGATGGATTCAAAAGGAAATGAACTGCATCTGATTACGAATCGCTTCGACTTGAGTGCTGATGAAATCGCCGAACTGTACAAATCACGCTGGGCAATTGAGTTGTTTTTCAAATGGCTGAAGCAGCACTTGAATATCAAAAAATTCTACGCACAGAGCGAACAAGGCGTACATAATCAAGTGTACATTGCGATGATTGTCTATTGCCTGCATGTGCTAGCGCAGTTAAACACGAATAGTTCAAGAACGTACTTACAAATCAGCCGCTTATTGAAAGCAGCACCTTGGAAATCCGCTCATTTATGGCAACGAAAAATCGCTGGAAAAGCGGTCCCATAA
- a CDS encoding ISL3 family transposase: MSDLLSLPDIKTIEPPQENETDMMFKVEAVGPPERCPECGFDKLYKHSSRNQLIMDLPIRLKRVGLQLNRRRYKCRECGSTFWERLISVDEKRSMTKRLLKSIQEQSMSKTFVEVAESVGVDEKTIRNVFKDYVALKEREYQFETPKWLGIDEIHIIRRPRLVLTNIERRTIYDIKPNRNKETVIQRLSEISDRTYIEYVTMDMWKPYKDAVNTILPHAKVVVDKFHVVRMANQALDNVRKSLKAHMSQKERRTLMRERFILLKRKHDLNERESFLLDTWLGNLPALKEAYELKEEFYWIWDTPDPDEGHLRYSQWRHRCMSSNSKDAYKDLVRAVDNWHVEIFNYFDKRLTNAYTESINSIIRQVERMGRGYSFDALRAKILFNEKLHKKRKPRFNSSAFNKAMLYDTFNWYEVNDHDITDNFGVDFSTLIKNLEKGDL, encoded by the coding sequence ATGTCAGACTTATTATCCCTACCAGACATTAAAACAATAGAACCGCCACAAGAAAATGAAACCGATATGATGTTTAAAGTTGAAGCAGTCGGACCACCTGAACGTTGTCCTGAATGTGGTTTTGACAAGTTGTACAAACACAGTTCAAGAAATCAACTAATTATGGATTTGCCCATTCGTTTAAAGCGAGTGGGCTTACAATTGAACCGTAGACGATACAAGTGTCGTGAATGCGGATCTACCTTCTGGGAACGCCTAATATCTGTAGATGAAAAGCGTAGTATGACCAAAAGGCTTTTAAAGTCCATTCAAGAGCAATCCATGTCTAAGACCTTTGTAGAAGTCGCAGAAAGCGTTGGTGTTGACGAGAAAACCATTAGGAACGTTTTTAAGGACTATGTGGCACTCAAAGAACGTGAATACCAGTTTGAAACTCCTAAGTGGCTTGGGATAGACGAGATACATATTATCCGTAGACCTCGGCTTGTATTGACTAATATTGAACGCAGGACTATTTATGACATCAAGCCTAACCGTAACAAGGAAACAGTCATCCAACGTCTTTCAGAAATCAGTGACAGGACTTACATTGAGTACGTCACAATGGATATGTGGAAGCCCTACAAAGACGCAGTGAACACTATCCTTCCACACGCTAAAGTTGTCGTAGATAAGTTTCATGTAGTTAGAATGGCTAATCAAGCCTTAGATAACGTCAGAAAGTCTTTGAAAGCCCATATGAGCCAAAAAGAAAGACGTACCCTTATGCGTGAAAGGTTTATCCTTCTAAAGCGTAAACACGATCTAAATGAACGTGAATCATTCCTCTTAGATACTTGGTTAGGTAATCTTCCTGCTTTAAAAGAAGCCTATGAACTCAAAGAAGAGTTTTACTGGATATGGGATACTCCTGATCCAGATGAAGGTCATCTTCGTTATAGTCAATGGAGACACCGTTGTATGTCCAGCAACTCTAAAGACGCATATAAAGACCTCGTGAGAGCCGTAGACAACTGGCATGTCGAAATATTCAACTACTTTGATAAAAGGCTCACTAATGCTTATACGGAGTCAATTAACAGCATTATTAGGCAGGTAGAGCGAATGGGTAGAGGTTACTCGTTTGATGCCTTACGAGCCAAAATCCTTTTCAATGAGAAGCTCCATAAAAAGCGTAAGCCACGATTTAATTCAAGTGCTTTCAATAAAGCTATGTTATACGATACTTTCAATTGGTATGAAGTGAATGATCACGACATTACAGACAACTTTGGTGTCGATTTTTCCACACTTATTAAGAATTTGGAGAAGGGTGATTTATAA
- the merA gene encoding mercury(II) reductase, translating to MNKFKVNISGMTCTGCEKHVESALEKIGAKNIESSYRRGEAVFELPDDIEVESAIKAIDEANYQAGEIEEVSSLENVALINEDNYDLLIIGSGAAAFSSAIKAIEYGAKVGMIERGTVGGTCVNIGCVPSKTLLRAGEINHLSKDNPFIGLQTSAGEVDLASLITQKDKLVSELRNQKYMDLIDEYNFDLIKGEAKFVDASTVEVNGAKLSAKRFLIATGASPSLPQISGLEKMDYLTSTTLLELKKIPKRLTVIGSGYIGMELGQLFHHLGSEITLMQRSERLLKEYDPEISESVEKALIEQGINLVKGATFERVEQSGEIKRVYVTVNGSREVIESDQLLVATGRKPNTDSLNLSAAGVETGKNNEILINDFGQTSNEKIYAAGDVTLGPQFVYVVAYEGGIITDNAIGGLNKKIDLSVVPAVTFTNPTVATVGLTEEQAKEKGYDVKTSVLPLDAVPRAIVNRETTGVFKLVADAETLKVLGVHIVSENAGDVIYAASLAVKFGLTIEDLTETLAPYLTMAEGLKLAALTFDKDISKLSCCAG from the coding sequence ATGAATAAATTTAAGGTAAACATTTCAGGAATGACTTGTACGGGTTGTGAAAAACACGTAGAATCAGCACTTGAAAAGATAGGTGCTAAAAATATTGAGTCTAGTTATCGTCGTGGTGAAGCAGTATTTGAACTGCCCGATGATATTGAGGTTGAAAGTGCAATAAAGGCGATTGATGAAGCAAATTACCAAGCCGGAGAAATTGAAGAAGTATCATCACTAGAAAACGTGGCGTTAATTAATGAAGACAATTATGACCTTCTTATTATTGGTTCTGGTGCTGCTGCCTTTTCTTCGGCAATTAAAGCTATAGAATACGGTGCAAAAGTTGGAATGATTGAGCGTGGAACGGTTGGGGGAACCTGTGTGAATATTGGCTGTGTTCCGTCAAAAACTCTTCTTAGGGCAGGGGAAATCAATCATTTATCAAAAGACAATCCGTTTATAGGTTTACAAACATCCGCTGGAGAAGTGGATTTAGCTAGTTTAATCACGCAAAAGGATAAATTGGTGAGCGAACTTCGGAATCAAAAATATATGGATTTAATTGATGAATATAATTTTGATTTAATTAAAGGTGAAGCAAAATTCGTTGATGCTAGTACGGTTGAGGTCAATGGGGCAAAGTTATCTGCAAAACGCTTTTTAATTGCAACAGGTGCATCGCCTTCGTTGCCCCAAATTTCAGGACTTGAAAAAATGGACTATTTAACTAGTACAACACTTCTTGAGTTAAAGAAAATACCAAAACGATTAACTGTAATTGGTTCAGGATACATTGGAATGGAGCTTGGACAACTATTTCATCATTTAGGTTCAGAAATAACGCTTATGCAAAGAAGTGAGCGACTTTTAAAGGAGTATGATCCTGAGATTTCAGAGTCAGTTGAAAAAGCGTTAATTGAACAGGGTATAAACCTTGTCAAAGGGGCAACTTTTGAGCGTGTTGAACAAAGTGGAGAGATAAAAAGGGTTTACGTAACAGTAAATGGCAGTAGAGAAGTCATTGAATCAGATCAGTTACTTGTTGCCACTGGAAGAAAACCAAATACGGATTCTTTAAATTTAAGTGCAGCAGGTGTTGAAACTGGAAAAAATAATGAAATCCTGATCAATGATTTTGGTCAAACAAGTAATGAAAAGATTTATGCAGCAGGAGATGTGACTTTAGGACCACAATTTGTATATGTAGTAGCCTATGAAGGTGGAATTATTACTGATAATGCTATTGGTGGATTAAACAAAAAAATAGATTTATCGGTAGTTCCTGCTGTTACGTTTACGAATCCGACGGTTGCAACGGTTGGTTTAACAGAAGAACAAGCAAAAGAGAAAGGGTATGATGTGAAGACATCTGTATTACCTTTAGATGCTGTTCCAAGAGCAATTGTAAACCGTGAAACAACCGGTGTATTTAAACTAGTAGCAGATGCAGAAACACTAAAAGTATTAGGGGTTCATATTGTATCTGAGAATGCAGGAGATGTCATCTATGCAGCATCATTAGCTGTTAAATTTGGCTTAACGATAGAAGATTTAACAGAAACCCTAGCACCATATTTAACAATGGCTGAAGGGCTAAAATTAGCTGCACTTACGTTCGATAAAGATATTTCGAAATTATCTTGTTGTGCAGGCTAA
- the merR gene encoding Hg(II)-responsive transcriptional regulator, with protein MIYRISEFADKCGVNKETIRYYERKNLLQEPHRTEAGYRIYSYDDVKRVGFIKRIQELGFSLSEIYKLLGVVDKDEVRCQDMFEFVSKKQKEVQKQIEDLKRIETMLDDLKQRCPDEKQLHSCPIIETLT; from the coding sequence ATGATTTATCGCATTAGTGAGTTTGCAGATAAATGTGGAGTTAATAAAGAAACGATCAGATATTACGAGCGAAAAAATTTATTACAAGAACCTCACCGAACGGAAGCTGGTTATCGGATATATTCATATGATGACGTTAAGCGTGTTGGGTTTATTAAACGAATACAGGAACTTGGTTTTTCTTTAAGCGAGATTTATAAATTACTTGGTGTTGTAGATAAAGATGAAGTTCGTTGTCAAGATATGTTCGAATTTGTTTCTAAAAAACAAAAGGAAGTGCAAAAACAAATAGAGGATTTAAAACGAATTGAAACTATGTTAGACGACTTAAAACAACGATGTCCAGATGAAAAGCAATTACATTCGTGTCCAATAATAGAAACATTAACATGA
- the istB gene encoding IS21-like element helper ATPase IstB yields the protein MSERLQEYAKRLKLSHLRANHMNFTPEQVTFLEHIFEEEIEQRETSRINLLLKQANLPKCGNEPYVWQHVQLPKTITSEEILSGQFIAERENLILYGGVGVGKTYLSRLIALNAITSFGYKVRFYTVAGLVNQLIDANQKGQLTKLMNQIEKLDLLILDEMGYLPLGKEGAELLFQVISMCYEQKSIIITTNLQFGQWNHVFGNQILTEAVIDRLIHHSHLVIFTGESHRYRASTVRN from the coding sequence ATGAGTGAACGATTACAGGAATACGCCAAACGACTAAAATTAAGTCATTTACGTGCGAATCACATGAATTTCACCCCTGAACAGGTGACGTTTTTAGAACATATTTTTGAAGAGGAAATCGAGCAACGTGAAACATCAAGAATTAACCTCTTATTAAAACAGGCGAATCTACCGAAGTGTGGCAATGAGCCTTACGTTTGGCAGCATGTGCAATTGCCAAAGACAATTACATCAGAAGAAATACTAAGCGGTCAGTTCATTGCCGAAAGGGAGAATCTGATTTTATATGGTGGGGTCGGAGTAGGAAAAACCTATTTGAGCCGTTTGATTGCCTTAAATGCCATAACTAGTTTTGGCTATAAAGTACGCTTTTATACGGTAGCTGGCTTAGTCAATCAATTGATTGATGCCAATCAGAAGGGACAATTGACGAAGCTGATGAATCAGATTGAGAAGTTAGATTTACTAATTTTAGATGAGATGGGCTATCTCCCACTCGGTAAAGAAGGAGCAGAGCTTCTTTTTCAAGTAATTTCCATGTGTTACGAGCAAAAGAGTATTATCATCACGACCAATTTACAGTTTGGCCAGTGGAATCATGTATTTGGCAATCAGATTTTGACAGAGGCAGTAATTGATCGACTTATTCATCATTCACATCTCGTGATTTTTACAGGTGAAAGTCATCGTTACCGTGCATCGACAGTAAGAAATTAA
- the istA gene encoding IS21 family transposase, whose amino-acid sequence MLEVVEIHYIRHEVNQKGKTYAEVARQVQHDPRTVKKYANQEEFPQKQKQTRKAPVMDRVKPILDEWIREDLKMKKKYQRTAQRMFNQLVQEHNFEGKARTVREYVSKRKRELTAEAEGATLPLETIPGTAQVDFGKAPFKYLNEIIELPFLVMSFPHANTFYFQVFPSENTECLLEGLQRIFQHMGSVPKTIRFDNLKPAVKKVFAKGERELTDMFERFVLHYGFEYEFCNPAQGNEKGHVENMVKYVRNNFLLPAQTIVDLEDFNETLWALAEDNRNRLHYEKEIALNTLHKETCTAHLVLPEKSFLCARLMEAKADKSGLIHLETKVYSTSPRFAQKKVMVQITYNEVQILDEHQQVIVTHPRLYGSNAKSMVWQPYLKLLSQRPRAIKYSGVYDHLPVDWQVYLKACTEEEQKEGFALLADLMKSATFEQLTQALKIASKTGHPKAEHIHQAFNSLIFDGAMHQPITPAAELPALPNIERSISRYDTLFEEVSSS is encoded by the coding sequence ATGTTAGAAGTGGTAGAAATCCATTATATCAGACATGAAGTAAACCAAAAAGGCAAAACTTATGCGGAAGTGGCACGACAGGTGCAGCACGATCCACGTACGGTAAAGAAATATGCCAACCAAGAGGAATTTCCTCAAAAACAGAAGCAAACGAGAAAAGCACCGGTTATGGATCGAGTGAAGCCAATCTTAGATGAATGGATTCGCGAAGATTTAAAAATGAAAAAGAAGTATCAACGAACAGCGCAGCGTATGTTTAATCAGCTAGTACAGGAGCATAACTTTGAAGGAAAGGCGCGTACCGTTCGCGAATATGTTTCAAAAAGGAAAAGAGAGCTTACAGCAGAAGCTGAAGGCGCAACATTACCTTTGGAAACGATACCTGGAACAGCACAAGTTGATTTTGGGAAGGCACCATTCAAATACTTAAATGAAATCATTGAATTACCCTTCTTGGTGATGTCATTTCCACACGCAAATACCTTTTATTTTCAAGTATTTCCTTCGGAAAATACTGAGTGCTTACTAGAAGGCTTACAACGTATATTTCAGCATATGGGTAGCGTACCGAAAACGATTCGCTTTGATAATTTGAAGCCCGCTGTGAAAAAGGTTTTCGCAAAAGGTGAACGCGAATTAACGGATATGTTTGAACGGTTTGTGTTGCACTATGGCTTTGAATATGAATTCTGTAATCCAGCCCAAGGAAACGAAAAGGGTCACGTTGAGAATATGGTAAAATATGTGAGGAATAACTTTTTATTGCCGGCACAGACGATTGTAGATTTAGAGGATTTTAATGAAACCTTATGGGCATTAGCCGAAGACAATCGTAATCGACTTCACTATGAAAAGGAAATTGCCTTAAACACTTTACATAAAGAAACATGTACGGCCCATCTTGTGTTACCCGAGAAATCATTCCTTTGCGCTCGATTGATGGAAGCGAAAGCAGATAAAAGTGGATTAATCCACTTAGAGACAAAGGTATACTCTACCTCGCCACGTTTCGCCCAAAAGAAGGTAATGGTACAAATCACTTATAATGAGGTGCAAATTTTAGATGAACACCAGCAGGTGATTGTTACACACCCTCGCTTATATGGCAGTAATGCCAAATCTATGGTTTGGCAGCCTTATTTGAAGCTTTTATCACAACGGCCCCGTGCCATTAAATATTCAGGTGTATACGATCATCTACCCGTAGATTGGCAAGTCTATTTAAAGGCTTGTACGGAGGAAGAACAAAAAGAAGGCTTCGCCCTTTTAGCAGATTTAATGAAATCAGCGACGTTTGAACAGCTGACGCAGGCATTAAAGATTGCCAGTAAAACCGGACATCCAAAAGCGGAGCACATTCATCAAGCTTTTAATTCGCTTATCTTCGATGGCGCAATGCATCAGCCGATTACACCAGCAGCAGAGTTACCAGCACTTCCGAATATTGAGCGTAGTATTTCCCGGTATGACACGCTTTTTGAGGAGGTGAGTTCCTCATGA